The nucleotide sequence CAAAATGATGATTTCCCAGCAATAGGTCTAATTGATTTATTCGAATTTGACCCAAAAAACAACCGTGCTGGTATAGGAATTGTGATTCAAGGACTTAGTCATCGAAATCAGAAAGTAGGTACAGAAGCTTTGGAACTCTTAATCAACTACTCATTCCAACATTTAAATTTACATCAATTATATGCAAATATTGGTGAAGAAAACAGCGCCAGTAAAGCACTTTTTACTAAATTTGGTTTTAAATGTGTGGGAATCAAAAAAGACTGGAATCTTACACATGGAGAGTACAAAGATGAAGGAATGTACCAACTAATCAATCAACAACTTTAACTATTAAGACTTTGAACTTAAAGAAAACTATCTCGACTGCAGCAATTGTAATTATTTCTGGATTAATACTTTACGGGTTTATCATCATTAGACAAATTTTTTCAGAGAATACAAAATTCTCCAAAAAAGAAGTTTACATCCATATCCCTTCTGATGCAAATTATCAAACTGCAAAAACCATAATTGCTCCTTATATCGAAAATATGGATCGTTTTGAAATGGTCGCTAGTAAAAGAAATTATCCTGAAAACGTAAAAGCAGGTCGCTTCTTGTTTACCAAAGGCATGAATAGTTATGAATTAGTAAAAGCGTTACGCTCCAATATACCGGTTAAACTGGCTTTCAATAATCAAGAACGTTTAGAAAACTTTGCAGGTCGTATTAGTTCCCAAATCGAAGCTGATAGCATTTCGTTATTAAACACCATCAAAGATTCTGTTTTCATGAAAGAAAATGGATTTAACGAAGAGAATGTTTTTGCCATGTTTATCCCAAATACTTATGAATTTTACTGGAATACCTCAGCTAGAAAATTCAGAGATAAAATGATCAAGGAATATCATAAATTTTGGACTGACGAAAGAATTAACAAAGCAAAAGCTCAAAACCTCAGCCCAGTTGAAGCAACCATTCTCGCTTCGATTGTACATAAAGAATCTGTTAAAAAAGACGAAAGACCTAGAATTGCTGGAGTATACTTGAATCGTTTAAGAATAGGAATGCCTCTCCAAGCTGATCCAACAGTTATTTATGCTATCAAGAAAAAATCGAATGATTTTGAACAAGTCATCAAAAGAGTATTCTACAACGACTTGGTCATGTCATCTCCATACAATACATATATAAACACAGGGCTTCCTCCTGGACCAATTGCTATGCCTGATATTACTGCGATGGAAGCTGTATTAAATCCTGAAAAACATGATTATATCTATTTTTGTGCTAGTGTTGACCGTTTTGGGTATCATGAATTTGCCGCTACCCTTCCAGAACACAATAAGAATGCAAAGAAATATTCGGATTGGATTAATAGTCAAGGAGTAAAACGATAATTTTGAATTGGAAAACAACCCATTTCTACATTCTCATATTCGGAATTATAACTACTTTTTCTTTTGCACAAAATAAGGTAGATTCCTTTTTAAAACCTGCTGACACCTTAAATGCTAGTAGAAAAAAAACAGTCATTCTTTCTGAAACCATAATTGGCACTTCTGCTTTAATTGGACTTAATCAATTATGGTATGCAGCCTATCCTCGTTCCAAATTTCATTTTATCAATGATAACAAGGAATGGTTGCAAATGGATAAATTAGGACATAGTTACTCCTCATATCACTTAGGCCGATTTGGTGCCGAACTATTACAATGGAGTGGCGCAAGTAAAAAAGACCAAATCCTCTATGGAGCAGGAATTGGTTTTGCTTTTCTAACGGCTGTTGAAGTTCTTGACGGCTTCTCGTCGCAATGGGGCGCCTCTATGGGTGATGTTTTAGCCAATGCCTCAGGAACAGCTTTATACGTTTCACAAGAATTAATATGGAACGAACAACGCATCATCCCTAAATTTTCTTTTCAAAAATCTATTTATGCTGCTGAACGACCTTTAGTTTTAGGCAGTAGTCTAACAGAACAAATTTTAAAAGACTATAATGGCCAAACTTATTGGCTTTCAATCAATTTAAAATCCTTTGCTAAAGATTCTAAAATTCCAAAATGGATAAACCTAGCTTTGGGTTATGGAGCAGATGGAATGCTTTATGGCAACAACGAAAAACCTCACAAGAACATCAACTTTCAAACAACAAAAAAGAGACAATTTTATATCAGTTTAGACGTTGACCTGACGAAAATTGACACAAAATCCCACATTTTAAAAACTTTTTTTAGTGTTTTTAATACTTTAAAAATTCCCGCACCATCAATAGAAATCACACCTAACGAGAGAGTTAGAGCCCATCTAATCCACTTTTAACATAGTTTAACAGCTTGATTTTCAGAATCATAAAAATTGTTGTATATTTGCATGCAGAAATTTCAGAAGGTGACAGGGCTCTGAAGAAAAACAATTTATGAGAAAGAAGTGGTATTTTTATACAAGTTTAGCGATTATTGTAGCGTTTTTAAGCGCAGGTTTCAAACCTCTTAAAATTGATACTAATCATTGGTTTCTAATAAAAAACCCCGATGGTACACAATACTTGTACCCATCACAAGAACAAGAAGACTACACCAATTTGAATATCCCTTTTACTGGAAATTTATTTATTGGTTTCAAAGAAGCAATCGGCTTCAAAGAATCACAAGGAAAATACAAAAAAATTAATTCTTTAGGTTATTTAGGAAAATACCAGTTTGGTGTTGAAACACTAAAATCAATTGGAATTAAAGATAGTCTATCTTTTTTAAGAAGTCCTAAAATGCAAGAAAAAGCATTTGTGGCACTTTTAGCAAAGAACAAATGGCTCCTACGTGACATCATTGAAAAATACGAAGGTAAAATCGTTAGTGGTATCCGAGTAACCGAATCTGGTATTTTAGCGGCTGCTCACCTAGGTGGAGCAGGTTCAGTAAAAAAATTCTTTAGCAGTAATGGAAAAAGATACATCAGAGATGCGTATGGAACTTCCGTAAGAAGTTATATGAAAGCATTTGGAGGATATGACACTTCATTTATTGTACCTAACAACAATGCTGTTGTTACTATGAACTAATTTTCATTAGTTACATTTTTCAACACATGGCGATTAAGTAACTTGAAAGTTTTACAATATACTAACACCATATTTCATACTTAGTTATGAAATTGGTGTTTTTTTTTTACCTAAAAAAACTATTATTCCCTCAACAAACCCTCTAAGATCGTAATAGCAGCTTGACTAATCTTTGTCCCAGGCCCAAAGATAAAATCCACTCCAACATCCGATAAAAATTGATAATCTTGTGTTGGAATAACACCACCTACCACAACAATAACATCCTCACGTTGATAATTCTCAAGTTCCTCAAGTACCTGTGGAACTAATGTTTTATGCGCACCAGCAAGTGAAGAAATACCCAAAACATGTACATCATGCTCTATTGCTTGCTTCACAATTTCGACAGGAGTTTGAAACAGAGGACTCATAAAAACATCAAACCCAACATCAGCATAGCTGGTCGCAACAACTTTAGCCCCTCGGTCATGACCATCTTGCCCCATTTTAGCAATTAAAATTCGGGGCTGAAATCCTTTTTTATCCAAAAAAGTCTTGGCTAGCTGTTTGGCTTTCCCAAATTGTTCGTCTTTTTTTATAGCTTTATCATAAACTCCGCTAAAAGATTTTATTTGTGCCACATACCTACCATAAACTGTTTCAAGGGCCGTACTAATTTCGCCCAAAGTAGCACGATTTCTAGCGGCTTCAATTGAGATTTCTAATAAATTACCTTCTCCTGTTTGAGCAGCACGAATTAATTGTTGAAGAGAATCCTCAACAAGCTTAGCGTCTCTTCTATTTTTAATTTCTGCCAAATATTCCAATTGTTGCTTACGCACCATCTGGTTATCGACATCAAGTATTTCTAATCTTTCTTCTTTATCAAGTTTGTATTTATTAACCCCAATGATGGTATCTTGCTCACTATCAATTCGAGCCTGTTTACGAGCGGCAGCTTCTTGTATCCGTAGTTTTGGAATTCCATTTTCAATAGCTTTTGTCATTCCACCCAAAGCCTCTACTTCTTCAATTAACTTCCATGCTTTTTCAGCAATCGAATTAGTTAAACTTTCGACATAATAACTTCCTGCCCAAGGATCAACTGTTTTAGTTATCTTAGTTTCTTCTCTTAAATACAATTGTGTATTGCGAGCAATTCGAGCGGAAAAATTAGTTGGTAAAGCAATTGCCTCATCTAAAGCATTAGTATGTAAGGATTGTGTTCCTCCAAAAACGGCAGCCGCTGCTTCAATACAAGTTCGCGTCACATTATTAAAAGGATCTTGTTCCGTTAAACTCCAACCGCTTGTTTGGCAATGTGTTTTCAATACTAAAGACTTTGGATTTTGAGGGTTAAACTGCTTCACTAATTTAGCCCATAACATCCTTGCTGCACGAAGTTTGGCAATTTCCATAAAATGATTCATCCCAATTGCCCAGAAAAAAGAAAGATTAGGCGCAAAATCATCAATTTTCATTCCGGCCGCTAATCCTGTTCGAATATATTCTAAACCATCGGCAAGTGTATAAGCCAATTCAATATCAGCAGTTGCACCAGCTTCTTGCATATGATAACCCGAAATCGAAATCGAATGAAACTTTGGCATTTTATTATAAGTATATTCAAATATATCCGAAACTATTTTCATCGAAGCCTTTGGTGGATAGATGTAGGTATTTCGAACCATAAACTCTTTCAAAATATCATTCTGAATCGTTCCTAATAATTGTTCGGGAGCAACCCCTTGTTCTTCTGCAGCGACAATATAAAATGCCATTATAGGTAAAACAGCTCCATTCATGGTCATGGACACAGAGATATCACTGAGTGAAATTCCGTCAAACAAGCGTTTCATATCCTCAACGGTGTCGATAGCCACTCCAGCCTTTCCTACATCACCTACCACTCTTTCGTGGTCAGAATCATAACCTCGATGTGTGGGCAAATCAAAAGCAATTGACAATCCTTTTTGTCCAGCAGCTAAATTTCTTTTGTAAAAAGCATTACTTTCCTCAGCAGTTGAAAAACCAGCATATTGTCTTACCGTCCAAGGTTTTTTCAAATACATAGTTGCATAGGGCCCTCGCAAATAAGGAGGGAAACCTGCTGCAAAATCTAAATGACCAAGTCCTTCAACGTCTTCCTCCGAATAAGTCGATTGAATATCAATTCCTTCAGGAGTCACAAAGCTATCTTTAGGAAAATCCGAAATAGATTTCCTAGTACTTTCGTTAAGGGTAATATGTTGAATGTCTTTTCTTTTCACAAGAAATAATATTGTATGATTAGCATTTTATTATTCTGTAGCCAAACGATCTTGGTCCAATTTATCTGCCAAACGCTTTTCAATTATAGGAATAATGAGCGTTTTTCTAGATTTTAGCTTCACAAATGGGTACAATTCCAATTCTTCTTTCATTCTATCTTCTCGACTCGCATGTTTGTTTGTCCCTATTAAACCATCTTCTTTAGAATCAAATAATGCTTGTTCTTTATCTGCGCTTAATTGAATTTTATTTCTGATTACTCCTTCGTTTAGCAATTTCAAGAAGCCTCCTTTCGCTTCCATTTCCTTAAATAATGACAGCGCTTTATCTGCTAACTGACTTGTCAAACTCTCTATATAATAACTTCCATCAGCAGGATTATTGACTTTATCAAAATAACTTTCGTCTTTCAAAATCAACAATTGATTTCTGGCAATTCGATCTCCAAACTCATTGTCCTTATGATAAAGTGAGTCGTAAGGCAAATTAGCTATAGCATCTGCCCCACCCAATATTGCCGACATACACTCCGTTGTTGTACGCAACATATTGACATTATAACCATAGACCGATTTGTTGCGCTTACTAGGGCTTACCAATAAATGACAATCAAAATCATGATTGTATTCTTTGGCCAATACCTGAAATAAAATCCGAAAGGCACGCAATTTTGCAATTTCAAAAAAGTAATTTGAACCTACTGCAACCTCAAAAACAATAGCAGTACTAATCGATGGAATTCTATTGAAATATTCATTTACCTGTCCCAAGCCATAGGCTAATTGTTGCACCATATTGGCTCCTGCATTTTGATACAAACCAACATTAACACTTATACAGGGACGATGCGGCACTGCTTTTGAAATTAAACTAAGGGTATCAAAATTTGTGGCTTCTTTAGTTGTAAACCAATTTCCGTCTTTTGCTAACTGACCAATAGGGTCTAAATTATAATAAATGGTCACATCTTTTGACTGGACAGTTTTTTCAATTCTTTGGATAAAATCCAAAGAAAGAAACCTAAAATTAAAATAAATAATTAATCCTTCAAGAGGTAATTTAGTTAACAAGTCTTCAATCAAAATCGTTTCATCTTCGATAGTGAAACGCAAACTATTGGCTCCGCGACTTAAAGTATCTAAAGCTCGCTCAATTGTTTTCTCGATATCATACACAAAAATATTTTGACATATTTTAAATTGTGTAGCAGTCGTTTTTACGGGGTATTTTTTTATTGATTCATCCTTATGATAAAAAGGTTTGACTTTTATATCTTCAGGAGAATTCCATATCATGGTTTCATTATAATCAGCTCCATCCAATTCAAATTGGATTTTCTGCTTCCATAATTTAGAAGAGACTGGGTCGAATTCGTCAAATAATGGAGTAGTCATGATACTTCTTTTTTAGTATTAAAAAAATATAAAATAAGACAGAATTGCTTATTAATCTAAATGGAATAAGTAGCTTTTATGAATTGCCCATTTAACCAAAACAAACTAGGATCATTTCTTAACGATACTGTCTCCTTCAAATTCAATGATGTAGATATCTTCACTGTCTTTTTTCATAAAGTACTTTTCACGAGCATATTTTTCAATTTGCTCAGGATTTTGGAGCATTTTAATCTGCTTTTCATCCTTTTTGATTTCCTCTTGGTAATAAGCTTTATTTTCTTCCAATTCTTCTATTTGATTATCTAGAATTCGATGATCAAAATAAGAATAATTATCTAAAAAAATCATCCATGTTGCAAAAAACAAAAGCACCCAAATGTACTTGTTACTTATAAATTTAAACCAAGATTTGTCTTTATATGGATTAGTCATTCGAATGATATAATTTCAGAAATTAGCGTATTGATTTAGGATATAAAATTACAACAATTTATAGTAATTTTTGATTTATTAATGCACGAACTACCTCAATTGCTACGGTATTGGGCTTATCATTGGGTATGATTATATCTGCGAATGCTTTTGTAGGTTCTATAAACTGTTGATGCATGGGTTTTAAGGTAGTTTGATAACGGTTTAAAACTTCATTCATATCTCTTCCTCTCTCAGCGATATCTCTTTTTAATCTTCTAATTAGTCGTTCATCAGCATCGGCATGAACAAATATTTTCACATCAAACAAATCACGAAGTTCAGGATGCGTAAATATCAAAATCCCTTCAACAATTAAAACTTTTCTTGGATGTGTGATAATATAATCTTCGGTACGGTTATGAGTCACAAACGAATAAATGGGTTGATGAATCGTTTTGCCAGACTTCAACTCCATTAAATGAGATACTAAAAGAGGAAAGTCTATAGCTCTAGGATGATCAAAATTAATTGCGCCTCGTTCTTCATAACTCAAATGATGAGTTGCATTGTAATAAGAGTCTTGCGATAGCACTCCTACTTCTGATTCGGGAAATTCATTTACAATCTGGTTTACAACTGTTGTTTTTCCACTTCCTGTACCTCCAGCAATTCCTATAACTAACATATTTTTTTTGTTTAGTATAAATACAAAAATAGGAATTTATTCGGGTTGAATATGTCCGATATTGAATTATAAAACTCGATTTACTTGAACCACTCTTTTAGAATAATAACTTTCTTTAATGGAAGAAATAATTACTCCCGAATTTGATGCATGAATAAATTTAACATCACCATCAGCGACTTCCACCACCATACCCACATGATTGATTTGGCGCCCTCCTCTAGTCTTAAAAAATATCAAATCTCCTTTTTGAGCATTATCCAATTCAACAACTTCCCCATATCGAGATTGCTCCAACGAAGTTCTTGGCAGCTGTATATCATGTGCTCCAAAAGCGGTACACATTAATCCTGAACAATCAAAACCGTCCTTTGATGTTCCTCCAATACGGTAACGAACACCTATATTTTCTGAAGCGGTCAAAATCAATTGATCTATAAATTCTGGACCATGATAGGAATTAATATTACTTTCCTCTTCCATTGGCTCTCCAACAAATTCTTGTTTTACAACTGTTGGATTTGTTATTTTCGGACTACGAATAGTCAACAAAGAACCAATATTAAATTTAGTAGCAATTTTAGGATTTTGTCTTTCTAGTTCTTTTACAGTAATACCATAATGTTTTGCTATACCGTATTTGGTTTCTTTCGCTAATACCTTATGAGTAACGGTTACTTCTTCTATTTTATTTTCTATAACTGGCTTGACAACAGTTGTTTTTTCTGTGTTTGAAATCTGAGTATTTGCAACAGCTGTTTCTTTTCCACTTTGAATTTCTTTTTCTGAAGAAACTCCATTGGTTTCTTTGGCTGGAATGTTAATCTTTTGTCCAATTTTCAAACCTTCTGATTCCAAATTAGGATTCGCTTTATCCAAATCAGCAACTGTAATACCGTATTCTTTAGCAATACCATATTTGGTTTCCTTTTGCAATACTTCGTGAATAATTCCTGAATCAGTTGTAGACTCTTTTTTGACCACTTCAACAGTTGGTAAAACATTCTCAACTGTCGCTTTGGTTTTTTCTTCAACCTTAGGCGCCACCTCTTTTTTCTCTTGAGTTGATTCCTTTGACTCAGAAGCCACAACAGCTTGCTTCACTTTTGCTGGAATCATAATCATTTGTCCCACTTTTAAAGCTTTACCTTCTAATTTAGGATTTGCATTATCTAAGTCAGCGACAGTAATTCCATATTCTTTAGCAATACTATACTTGGTTTGTTTAGGTAATACCTCATATTCAAAGCCTACCGTTTCTTTTACTGCTTCAACAGTTATATTTGATGGAGAAGAGACCATAACATCCTTCAAAATCAATTTTCCAGAAACTTCATCTTCTTTTTTAGGCAAAACTACTTCTTTCGATTCTGAAACAACATCTGGAACGTATTTTTTGACAGGAATAATTATCTTTTGTCCTACTTTCAACTCTTCTGTTTGTAAAATAGGGTTTGCCATATCCAACATCGCCACTGTAATACCATGCTCCTTTGCAATATTGTATTTGGTTTCCTTTGGTAAAACTTCATATTCAATTCCTTCGGTATATTTTATGCTTGTTTGCAAATCCTCAGTAGCAGCTGTTAATTCCTTTGGAGATACTTTCTTTTTTCTTAAAGTTCCACCTATAATTATAAGCTTCTGCCCTACTTTAAGTCCAGATTCTTCAAGGGTTGGATTTGCTTTGTATAAGTCATCTACTGCTACACTATATTCTTTTGAGATACCGTAAAGTGTTTCTTTAGCCAACACTTCGTGTATAATTTCGGGAGTTAAAGAAGCTTTTGAAGAAGAAATATCATTTTGAGAAGCAATAGGAATCAACAAAACCGATTTGAATTTTATTCCATTTTTGGCTTCGGGATTTAGTTCGTAGATATCACTAGCCTTAAGATTGTATTGTTTTGCAATTTTCGAAATAGTTTCTCCTTTAGAAACGATGTGTTCTGTAGTTTTTTGCTGTGAAAAAGCGGTAAAACCAAACAACAAGACCGTGATTAAAATCCAACTATAACTCCTCATAAAATTTATTTCTATTTAAATCAAAACAAGTCGTTTTGAGTAAAATTTAGCTTATTATTTAACAATAATCGAAAAACATGAATTAACGCTATTTTCGGACCGTAAAAATACTTCTTCCGTGCAAATATCGCATTTTATTTAACAAATCCTTGTACGCATTTTAACAATTCTAAATAATTAATAAGCACTTAAAAAAATTTAAAATTGATTTTTTTTTATTCAAACCAACTTAATAAGTCTCCTAAAAATAGATTTAATTCAAATCAACGCCTCCCCTAGATTTTATTATAAAAAACGCCATTTCACTATCCCTATTTTTTTAGAAAAAAAACAAGATAGATTTATTTGATAAAAAAAATAAATCAAAATATACTAACAACCAGTAGATTAATCAAAATTAAATTATATATTTGGAAACCAGAATTGGATAACCAATTTAGTTATCCTGACTGGGAAACCAATTTTACAACCTAAATAAATAACAATTATGAAAAAACAATTACTTAGTCAAGCAAGACTATCGCAGTTTTTGTGCTGCTTAGCGCTTTTTTTACTGTGCTCCAATTTGAGTTGGGGACAAACTACAGTGTTTCATGAAACATTTGGTTCTACTGCTATTACATGGTCAGCTCCAACTCCCGTTTTTCACACAGGAGGAACTTCAACAGTACCTGCATCACCTAGTCAAGCAGTTTACACTCGTATTACAAATCCTGCAGCCACTTCGGCTACGGCAGCAAACGTTGCTTTAAATAGCACTGATGGTTACTTATATATGCCTCAAACTGCGAGTGGAAACGGAAAAATTTTCCAATCGACTCCAATTCCAACTGGACTTAATCCAATATTAACAAATAACACTGGTGATATAACTTGGACTTTTAATGTTAGAACTTCCAACAATTCAGTTACAGCATCTACTTTTAATGATAATGGTAGATTCTTTGGTGTTATTTTGGGCGCTAATAGTACAAATGCATTTACATCAGGAAGCACACAATCTGGATATGCCGTAGTTATAAATAAAAGCACAACTGATGCTAATTATAACGCTATTAAGTTAGTAAAAATGGAAAATGGCTTTGTTTCAGGAACTACTGGTGTTACTACTTTATTAGAGTCTCCTGCAGTCACTGCTAATAATAATTTTTATAGTGTTAAGGTGGTTTATGATCCAAATAATGACAATTTCAAGATGTACTATCGTAATGACGGTGCTTCAGCCTGGACAAATGCTGCAACAGATTCTGGCTACACTCAAGTAGGTGCAGAAGCAGGAATTACTGAAACAACATTCGTAAGTACTACAATGGTTACTCAAGGTGTTTTCTCTGGAAATTCAGCTACCGGTTCAGGGTTTTTCTTTGACAATATGAAAATAGTAGTATCACCACCTCCAACTGCTCCAATAATCAGCAATTCACCAGCTTTTACAACTTTTACTTACGAAGGCACTGGACCATCCACTATTCAAACTTCTGTTATTGATGGTGACAATTTAACTGGAGACATAACATTAGAAATAAACACTGCAACAGATAAATATCAATTTTCATTAAACAATTTTTCAACTATTGCTACTACAGGAACTCTTGTTATACCAGATTTAGGAAGTTTATCTGTTCGTTTGAAAGCAGGTTTAGCTGCTGGACCTCAAAATCAAACTATTGAATTAAAATCAAACGCAGATTTATATACTAAAAACATTAATTTATCAGGAACAGTTATTGGTGCGTACACTTATAATGGTTCTGGTTCTTTATCTGATGTTAATAACTGGACACCTGTCCCTTCAGCAATGACTGAAGCAGCAGCTAAATTTTATATTACTACTAATGCAGCAACAGATTTCGTATGGGCATTAGGCGCAAGTTCTATAGCTTCTGTTAAGGATGGAGCAACATTAACCATAGCTGATACTTTTCCTATAACAGGACAAGTAAATGTGCTCGCAGCTAGTACTTTAATTATTGATAATTCTACTTACCCAACTTTGGGTACTATAGACGCTACTTCGAATGTACATTTACGTAAACAACCTATAACTACGCATACTGGTAGCATTTCTTTCGGTAATTTATTTATTGACGGAGGTAATACGATCACTTTTAGTGGTGGTTCTTCAATATTATCAGGAACTTATACTATTAATGGTACACTTACTGTTGCAGAAGATTCTAATATATCATTTAATAGTTCATCTCCTTATAGTTCATTATATTTTGCAACTGGGGCAAAAGCTGTAATAAATGGTAACTTAAAACAATCTAGAGCATTTAATTTAGTTGAATTTAGTAAAGCTAGCTTACAAACTGTTAATAACAATCCTCCTCTTCAATTTTTTGACGCTGAAGCTGTAGGAGTAAACTTTATTTTAGGACCAAATAGTACTATAGAATATTCAAGAGGAAATAGCAGTACACCTCAATTAGTTACTCCAAGATCAGATTATAAAAATTTAGCATTTTCTGATGGTTCAAATGGCGCAAATACAAAAACTGTTGATGGGACAATAAATGTTTCTGGCACATTAACATT is from Flavobacterium sp. NG2 and encodes:
- a CDS encoding T9SS type A sorting domain-containing protein yields the protein MKKQLLSQARLSQFLCCLALFLLCSNLSWGQTTVFHETFGSTAITWSAPTPVFHTGGTSTVPASPSQAVYTRITNPAATSATAANVALNSTDGYLYMPQTASGNGKIFQSTPIPTGLNPILTNNTGDITWTFNVRTSNNSVTASTFNDNGRFFGVILGANSTNAFTSGSTQSGYAVVINKSTTDANYNAIKLVKMENGFVSGTTGVTTLLESPAVTANNNFYSVKVVYDPNNDNFKMYYRNDGASAWTNAATDSGYTQVGAEAGITETTFVSTTMVTQGVFSGNSATGSGFFFDNMKIVVSPPPTAPIISNSPAFTTFTYEGTGPSTIQTSVIDGDNLTGDITLEINTATDKYQFSLNNFSTIATTGTLVIPDLGSLSVRLKAGLAAGPQNQTIELKSNADLYTKNINLSGTVIGAYTYNGSGSLSDVNNWTPVPSAMTEAAAKFYITTNAATDFVWALGASSIASVKDGATLTIADTFPITGQVNVLAASTLIIDNSTYPTLGTIDATSNVHLRKQPITTHTGSISFGNLFIDGGNTITFSGGSSILSGTYTINGTLTVAEDSNISFNSSSPYSSLYFATGAKAVINGNLKQSRAFNLVEFSKASLQTVNNNPPLQFFDAEAVGVNFILGPNSTIEYSRGNSSTPQLVTPRSDYKNLAFSDGSNGANTKTVDGTINVSGTLTLNHLAGASTFAGSGNFTLGNGATIVRTSGSFGTAVPINFGSSVNVTYDGTTAITTGEEIPSNPSTLNNLIINNAAGVTLSEPIIVNNATKILSGKLNLGTFAHSTNKLNRGILDSAAGSWGSTASAATNKDDDHFDVAGTGILNLITSTLSTKDFESGTFTYYPNPVEDILTLNYANTIDTVEVFNILGQKVYASQPNATSTQLDLSNLKSAIYIVKISSNGKAVAARIYKK